In Oscillospiraceae bacterium, a genomic segment contains:
- a CDS encoding leucine-rich repeat domain-containing protein: protein MKKLITLLIAFFTLFSLFACTPVVKSTPSEYFEYRISDKKVSITGYTGSDVNVIIPSKIQGLPVTSIGFEAFRDNTSIQTVVIQNGVTNISNYAFQGCSGLTSITIPNSVTWIDSAFIYCTGLKSVTIPDSVTFFRNTFFGCTGLTSVTIPDSVTYIESAFYGCTGLTSITIPDSVTDIDNETFKDCTGLTSVTIPNSVTHIGESAFEGCTGLSSIIIPNSVVEMDLYTFKNCTNLSSAIISDGLTEIPLYTFYGCTNLSSVTIPKSVHKISRFAFTSCNLKTVNVSISCLYESTSFDNGVEVNFYQE, encoded by the coding sequence ATGAAAAAATTAATTACTTTACTCATTGCATTTTTCACTCTCTTTTCACTGTTTGCATGCACTCCTGTTGTGAAATCCACTCCCTCCGAATACTTCGAATATCGTATCTCTGATAAAAAAGTATCAATAACCGGGTACACCGGTTCAGATGTCAATGTTATCATTCCGTCAAAAATCCAAGGTCTTCCGGTCACTTCCATAGGGTTTGAGGCATTTCGTGATAATACTTCCATTCAAACCGTGGTAATTCAAAACGGTGTTACGAATATTAGTAATTACGCCTTTCAAGGCTGCTCCGGATTAACTTCAATAACGATTCCTAACAGTGTTACTTGGATTGACTCCGCTTTTATTTACTGTACCGGCTTGAAATCCGTTACAATTCCAGACAGCGTGACTTTTTTCAGAAACACTTTTTTTGGTTGTACCGGTTTGACATCCGTGACAATTCCGGATAGCGTAACTTATATCGAATCTGCCTTTTACGGTTGTACCGGTTTGACATCCATAACAATTCCCGATAGTGTTACTGATATTGATAACGAAACTTTTAAGGACTGCACAGGTTTGACTTCTGTGACTATCCCGAACAGTGTTACCCATATCGGTGAATCCGCCTTTGAAGGATGCACCGGTCTCTCTTCAATAATTATCCCGAATAGCGTTGTAGAAATGGATTTGTATACTTTTAAGAATTGTACAAATTTATCATCCGCTATTATTTCCGATGGATTGACCGAAATCCCATTATATACATTTTATGGCTGCACGAATCTCTCTTCTGTAACGATCCCAAAGAGCGTACATAAAATCTCGAGATTTGCTTTTACCAGTTGCAATTTAAAAACCGTCAATGTATCAATAAGTTGTCTTTATGAAAGTACAAGTTTTGATAATGGAGTTGAAGTAAATTTTTATCAAGAATAA